The Arvicanthis niloticus isolate mArvNil1 chromosome 2, mArvNil1.pat.X, whole genome shotgun sequence genome includes a window with the following:
- the Ncaph gene encoding condensin complex subunit 2 — protein sequence MRIPRSGTMNNSSLKTHGQQDIVSSPLERELPVSRPGKAPLGTPKTPVLKDFPQNDDEKERMQRRRSRVFDLQFSTDSIHLASPNRNIDVSTTISKFTNTQITEHYSTCIKLSTENKITTKNAFGLHLIDFMSEILKQKDTEPTNFKVAAGTLDASTKIYAVRVDAVHADVYRVLGGLGKDTPPQEEESHSGDGSAVETERTKKAAKPKKKQSCKTIEQNLSNINVSEADGKCAVDPMFQKTAASFDECSTAGVFLSTLHCQDYRSELLFPSDMQTLLSGEPLELPDLGFIDMTDLKAPLQQCVEDRQLCPSLAGFQFTKWDSETHNESVSALVDKFKKNDQVFGINAEVDDDEEDVPDGPLVEDFADNDEPDPSAAGDHEEFRSWKELCQVQSSQEEIISLGDRDIQTMSSFLSSKPGEYSYFSPRTMKMWAGPDHWRFRPRPKKDTASYTENKKKNAKKDFEINFDEDIDFDAYFQKTKVATTLTKATLENQNWKATTLPTDFHYETDNLFRLHLKPGLRSLKTGQSQKAKTEHYEEIEDYDYNNPNDTSNYCPGLQAADSDYEESDDLFSGPVGTLDLESDPKTTQENGHISPESQGVDITTYGESNLVAEPQKVNKIEIHYAKTAKRMDMKKLKQSMWGLLTEFSRKEADTEANHTDSGKEGASEKVADEKKLSGLTKDLQTRLPSLMAQNLSIPLAFACLLHLANEKNLKLEGTEDLSDVLVMQGD from the exons ATGAGGATTCCGCGCTCAG GAACAATGAATAACTCTTCTCTGAAGACTCATGGACAACAGGACATTGTTTCCTCACCTTTGGAACGGGAACTTCCAGTATCCCGGCCTGGGAAGGCCCCTCTTGGCACTCCTAAAACCCCAGTCCTGAAAGACTTCCCTCAGAATGACGATGAAAAGGAACGTATGCAGCGGAGACGCTCCAGGGTCTTTGACCTGCAGTTCAGTACAGATTCAATTCATCTGGCCTCCCCTAACAG gAATATTGATGTTTCAACTACCATATCTAAGTTTACAAACACACAGATTACAGAACATTACTCTACCTGTATCAAGCTTTCTACTGAAAAT aaaatCACTACCAAGAATGCTTTTGGCTTGCATCTGATTGATTTCATGTCAGAGATTCTGAAGCAGAAGGACACAGAACCAACCAACTTTAAA GTGGCCGCTGGCACCTTGGATGCCAGCACCAAGATCTATGCCGTCCGTGTGGATGCCGTCCATGCTGATGTATACAGAGTCCTCGGAGGCCTGGGCAAAGACACGCCACCTCAGGAAGAGGAGAGCCACAGTGGAG ATGGAAGTGCTGTTGAAACAGAAAGGACTAAAAAGGCTGCAAAGCCGAAGAAGAAGCAGTCCTGCAAAACCATCGAGCAGAATCTAAGCAACATCAATGTCTCTGAGGCTGACGGAAAGTGTGCG GTGGATCCTATGTTTCAGAAGACGGCAGCCTCTTTTGATGAGTGCAGCACAGCCGGGGTATTTCTCTCCACCCTCCACTGCCAGGACTATAGAAGTGAGCTGCTTTTTCCTTCTGACATGCAGACTCTCTTGTCGGGAGAACCTCTCGAGTTGCCAGATTTAGGTTTCATAGACATGACAGATTTAAAAG CTCCCTTGCAGCAGTGTGTGGAAGACCGCCAGCTCTGCCCTTCCCTGGCCGGGTTCCAGTTTACTAAGTGGGACAGTGAAACACATAATGAG TCTGTGTCTGCCCTGGTGGACAAGTTTAAGAAGAATGATCAAGTGTTTGGCATCAATGCTGAGGTTGATGACgatgaagaggatgtccctgatggGCCCCTGGTGGAAGATTTTGCTGACAATGATGAACCAGATCCTTCTGCGGCTGGGGATCATGAAGAGTTCCGGAGTTGGAAGGAGCTCTGTCAGGTCCAAAGCAGCCA GGAAGAAATTATTTCCCTTGGGGACAGAGACATCCAAACTATGAGCTCTTTTTTATCCTCGAAACCTGGGGAGTACTCCTATTTCAGTCCCCGGACCATGAAGATGTGGGCTGGACCAGATCACTGGCGCTTTAGGCCTCGACCCAAGA AAGATACTGCCTCCTATacagagaacaaaaagaagaatgcaaagaaagaCTTTGAAATTAATTTTGATGAGGATATCGATTTTGATGcatattttcagaaaacaaag gtTGCTACCACTCTGACCAAGGCCACTTTGGAAAACCAGAATTGGAAAGCCACCACTCTTCCCACAGATTTCCATTATGAAACTGATAATCTGTTCCGGCTTCACCTCAAACCAGGCCTAAGG TCACTTAAGACGGGCCAGAGCCAGAAGGCAAAGACTGAGCACTATGAGGAGATTGAAGACTATGACTACAACAACCCTAACGACACCTCCAACTATTGCCCTGGACTTCAG GCTGCTGACAGTGACTATGAAGAGTCAGACGATTTATTTTCGGGACCAGTTGGGACCCTTGACCTTGAATCTGATCCAAAGACAACACAAGAGAATGGTCACATTTCTCCTGAAAGCCAAGGAGTAGATATCACAACTTATGGAGAGTCGAACTTGGTGGCTGAGCCTCAGAAG gtgaataaaatagaaattcatTATGCCAAGACTGCCAAAAGGATGGACatgaagaagctgaagcagagtATGTGGGGTCTGCTGACAGAGTTTTCTAGAAAAGAGGCTGACACAGAG GCAAACCACactgacagtggaaaggaagggGCCTCTGAGAAAGTGGCTGATGAGAAGAAACTCAGTGGGCTCACAAAGGACCTGCAGACAAG GCTGCCCTCGCTCATGGCTCAGAACCTCTCCATACCTCTGGCTTTTGCCTGTCTCCTACACTTAGCAAATGAAAAG AATCTGAAGCTGGAAGGCACAGAGGATCTTTCTGATGTTCTGGTGATGCAAGGGGACTGA